In one window of Methanoregula sp. DNA:
- a CDS encoding V-type ATP synthase subunit I, which produces MLAPKRMSRLLIAASRDQMAPVVAELYRHHLFHIEEYVETGAEGYEGFKIGTPLSGASEASVDLVKIRAIENATSIQGDDIDVAKPSTRAELQSRIERDLPVLEKEVEDLTVRRSQLDARVKENEQKIAEITPFLTLPVDLDLYRGYTGFTVFAGYVAHEVTLTVPCEISYSPGKDKNFIVIVAPVGERSEVERALQEAAFQSVPVPEETGSPKARIDYYTAGISTMKTEIAEIHQKLDDVRQKHSGFLVACEEFLKAEVEQTEAPLRFATTKQTFVAEGWVPSDSVDAITNALVKITGGKIYVTVLPIDFEHDSVPVEYNNPSFSKPTQVLMDVYSRPKYTELDPTLMVSIVFPLFFGLILGDVGYGLILLAMALGLRKIFKEGEGRQLLTVLRNASISTIIFGLLFSEFLGFAIPGLNPIMPSRHLMVEHGAHGPMIPDLMVLAIWIGVLHITVGRILGIINHARQDHGEHRNKTMLANVGWLAVMWGLLVVIWSIAPLPLMPNLTGLPGVVSIVNFGGVFGAVLILLGVLFIARESVLEVIELPSIISHVLSYTRIVAVGFSSVAIAMVVNFISIGMFIQPQLENFTIFSIFIIIAGLVVFLLGHALNTVLGILGGGLHSIRLHYVEFFTKFYKGGGVKYIPFGMKRRFTED; this is translated from the coding sequence ATGTTAGCGCCTAAACGGATGAGCCGGCTGCTCATCGCCGCTTCCCGGGACCAGATGGCCCCGGTTGTTGCGGAACTCTATCGCCATCATCTGTTTCATATCGAGGAGTACGTTGAAACAGGTGCAGAGGGTTATGAGGGCTTTAAGATCGGCACGCCTCTTTCAGGAGCAAGCGAAGCATCTGTTGATCTCGTTAAGATACGGGCAATAGAAAATGCCACCTCCATCCAGGGAGATGACATTGATGTTGCAAAGCCCAGCACCCGGGCAGAATTGCAATCCAGAATTGAACGTGACCTTCCGGTTCTTGAAAAAGAAGTAGAGGATCTGACGGTTCGGCGTTCACAGCTGGATGCCCGGGTAAAGGAGAACGAGCAGAAAATTGCCGAGATCACACCGTTTCTTACCTTACCGGTGGATCTGGACCTGTATCGCGGGTATACGGGTTTTACCGTGTTTGCAGGCTATGTGGCCCACGAGGTCACCCTTACAGTGCCCTGCGAAATTTCGTATTCCCCGGGCAAAGACAAGAATTTCATTGTGATTGTCGCTCCAGTTGGAGAACGCAGCGAGGTTGAACGGGCATTGCAGGAGGCTGCATTCCAATCAGTACCTGTCCCGGAGGAGACTGGTTCTCCGAAGGCACGTATCGATTATTACACCGCTGGAATCTCCACCATGAAAACCGAGATTGCGGAAATCCACCAGAAACTGGATGATGTCCGACAGAAGCACAGCGGTTTTCTCGTAGCGTGCGAGGAATTTTTAAAAGCTGAAGTGGAGCAGACTGAAGCCCCGCTGCGGTTTGCAACCACAAAACAGACCTTCGTTGCAGAAGGCTGGGTTCCCTCTGATAGCGTTGATGCGATAACCAATGCCCTTGTCAAAATAACCGGCGGAAAGATCTATGTCACCGTCTTACCGATTGACTTTGAACATGACAGTGTGCCTGTTGAGTACAACAATCCGTCGTTTTCAAAACCAACTCAGGTGCTGATGGACGTTTACAGCCGTCCAAAGTATACCGAGCTCGATCCGACCCTGATGGTATCGATTGTATTCCCCCTGTTTTTCGGATTGATTCTTGGGGATGTGGGGTATGGGTTGATTCTCCTTGCGATGGCACTGGGACTCAGGAAAATTTTCAAAGAAGGAGAAGGCCGGCAGTTGCTCACTGTGCTCAGGAACGCGAGCATTTCAACTATCATCTTTGGCCTGCTCTTCAGCGAGTTCCTTGGTTTTGCAATTCCGGGCCTGAATCCGATCATGCCTTCCCGCCACCTTATGGTAGAGCATGGTGCTCATGGTCCGATGATTCCGGATCTGATGGTCCTTGCCATCTGGATCGGTGTTTTGCATATCACGGTCGGGCGTATCCTTGGCATTATCAACCATGCACGCCAGGACCATGGCGAGCACCGGAACAAGACCATGCTGGCCAACGTCGGCTGGCTCGCGGTTATGTGGGGCCTCCTTGTCGTAATCTGGTCGATTGCCCCCCTGCCGCTTATGCCCAACCTGACCGGGCTTCCCGGGGTTGTATCAATTGTAAATTTCGGCGGAGTTTTTGGTGCAGTACTCATCCTTCTGGGTGTGCTGTTCATAGCCCGCGAATCAGTACTTGAAGTTATTGAACTTCCGTCGATTATCTCGCACGTATTATCCTATACCCGTATCGTTGCGGTTGGCTTCTCTTCAGTAGCCATCGCGATGGTCGTCAATTTTATATCCATTGGGATGTTCATTCAACCCCAGTTGGAAAATTTTACCATTTTCAGTATTTTCATCATCATAGCCGGACTTGTCGTGTTCCTTTTAGGACATGCCCTTAACACAGTCTTAGGTATCCTGGGTGGAGGACTCCACTCGATCAGGTTGCATTATGTTGAATTCTTCACCAAATTCTACAAAGGTGGAGGCGTTAAGTACATTCCGTTCGGAATGAAAAGAAGATTTACGGAGGACTAA
- a CDS encoding ATPase: protein MKTEVLQDIKKAEEEYQSMISKAQEEKKHKHSQAELESDNLVAKAQSNSEQYKKLKLEEARHQAALKHAEIIKNGNQRAAALKEKGGKNLSKAVQLLVVRFKEQLHVSA from the coding sequence ATGAAGACTGAGGTCCTACAAGACATCAAGAAAGCTGAAGAAGAGTACCAATCGATGATCAGCAAGGCCCAGGAAGAGAAGAAGCATAAGCATTCCCAGGCTGAGCTGGAATCTGATAATCTGGTCGCAAAAGCGCAGAGTAATTCTGAACAATACAAAAAGCTGAAACTGGAAGAAGCACGGCACCAGGCGGCCCTTAAGCACGCTGAAATCATAAAAAATGGCAATCAGCGCGCAGCGGCATTGAAAGAGAAAGGCGGGAAGAACCTTTCAAAAGCAGTGCAGCTGCTGGTTGTGCGGTTTAAGGAGCAGCTGCATGTTAGCGCCTAA
- a CDS encoding alpha/beta hydrolase, producing the protein MNFPLDDELLLISGRDSFLLVAKTRTAFALCIETQIDEYIQGVTPGDLVVVSAPEGGAVEPAMMLIELVRAYHMPLLVLPKGHPGSKRISYVVSVAPEISTNCSIQRGTHPEQHLICSNDELAGITLKGTEQGIEISPVPAGISLQRVNCQIKAQFS; encoded by the coding sequence ATGAATTTCCCTCTTGATGATGAGCTCCTGCTCATTTCTGGAAGGGACTCTTTTTTACTGGTTGCAAAAACCAGGACCGCGTTTGCCCTGTGTATTGAAACCCAGATCGATGAATATATCCAGGGAGTAACACCCGGGGATCTTGTGGTGGTTTCCGCACCCGAAGGTGGGGCTGTTGAACCGGCAATGATGCTCATCGAACTCGTAAGAGCGTATCATATGCCACTTCTTGTACTTCCAAAAGGCCACCCGGGATCAAAACGGATCTCATATGTTGTATCCGTTGCGCCGGAGATCTCTACCAATTGTTCAATTCAGCGTGGTACACACCCGGAACAGCACCTGATCTGTTCGAATGACGAACTCGCTGGGATAACCCTCAAAGGTACAGAGCAGGGAATTGAGATCTCTCCGGTTCCAGCAGGGATATCTCTCCAAAGAGTAAATTGCCAGATAAAAGCCCAATTTTCCTGA
- a CDS encoding type II secretion system F family protein produces MIVRNYLRKWVERDPQRYESLRSDLISARMGITLEQYLWRSVKITLVAGFCFALLGYLISPFLSLQMPSGRIGIYNVFNIQLPVFFNTIYPSEYITALVIIVALSIGAYLAYSLMIRMPVIEKRNRSIKINLTLHNAVAYMYAMRRGGAQLMTIFRSLSDRANIYGEVALEFRQIVRDADFFGYDVVTAIQHLSETTPSEKLKNFLEDLLSIIESGGDMSEFLAMRVKTYQEEAKLEQKQFLNVLSMVAESYVTLFVAGPLFLIIIMVVMGMMGGSAVLQLAVLTYAIIPIGSVIFILLLDLMSIKTEQTERYVKAKWLHTFSEITIVKKETDEQLHSQMKKYDQLRDLIFSLKHPFENFVNNVNHTLYVTVPLALIYIGVVLLSIPHYKNLELYISVVDDHIVIALLMVLIPYAVFYEIYSRKVLGIQSLIPDFLERMAGINQVGLTIAQAISIMVNTNLGLLSYEIRKIKRDMDWGANFSEALMRFEERVSTPSIARTVTLITKASEMSGQISVVLSIAASDAKMSEVLKKERLIEMFIYTAIVYLSFFVFLFVVAVLCTQFLPVLANITTTGIPSSGALSGIGSIPTQTINRILYHACLIQALFSGIIAGQMGEVSLESGIKHSCVLVIITLVIFNVVLVL; encoded by the coding sequence ATGATTGTCAGGAACTACCTCCGGAAATGGGTAGAACGCGACCCCCAACGGTATGAGAGCCTACGTTCAGATCTGATATCCGCCAGAATGGGGATAACCCTCGAACAGTATCTCTGGCGATCGGTGAAGATCACACTCGTGGCTGGCTTTTGTTTTGCCCTCCTGGGGTACTTAATCAGCCCCTTTTTGAGCCTGCAGATGCCGAGCGGGAGAATCGGCATCTATAATGTCTTTAATATCCAGTTACCGGTCTTTTTCAATACCATTTATCCATCAGAATATATTACGGCGCTCGTGATCATTGTTGCGCTTTCTATCGGTGCATACCTTGCCTATAGTCTCATGATTCGCATGCCTGTTATCGAGAAGAGAAACCGCTCGATAAAGATCAATCTGACCCTGCACAATGCAGTGGCTTACATGTATGCGATGAGACGCGGGGGTGCCCAGCTCATGACAATCTTTCGATCGCTGTCTGATCGGGCAAATATTTATGGTGAAGTTGCGTTAGAATTTCGCCAGATCGTAAGAGATGCAGATTTTTTTGGGTATGATGTTGTTACCGCTATCCAGCATCTGTCTGAGACCACCCCCTCAGAAAAACTAAAAAATTTTCTTGAGGATCTCCTCTCAATTATTGAAAGCGGAGGGGACATGTCAGAGTTCCTCGCCATGCGGGTAAAGACGTACCAGGAAGAAGCAAAATTAGAGCAAAAACAGTTTCTCAATGTCCTGTCCATGGTTGCAGAATCTTATGTGACCCTTTTTGTTGCAGGACCGCTCTTTTTGATAATTATCATGGTGGTTATGGGGATGATGGGCGGGAGTGCGGTTCTCCAGCTGGCAGTATTAACCTATGCGATTATCCCCATCGGGTCAGTAATATTCATTCTTCTTCTGGACCTCATGTCTATAAAGACGGAACAGACTGAGCGGTACGTAAAAGCAAAGTGGCTTCACACCTTTTCGGAAATCACCATTGTTAAAAAGGAGACCGATGAGCAGCTGCATTCACAAATGAAAAAATACGATCAGCTCAGAGACCTGATCTTCTCTCTCAAGCACCCGTTTGAGAATTTTGTGAATAATGTGAATCATACCCTCTATGTGACGGTACCCCTTGCTCTCATATACATCGGGGTCGTGCTGTTGAGTATTCCCCATTATAAAAATCTGGAACTTTACATCTCTGTCGTTGACGATCACATTGTTATCGCCCTCCTCATGGTTCTTATCCCTTATGCGGTATTTTACGAGATATATTCCCGTAAAGTGCTGGGAATCCAGTCTCTTATCCCTGACTTCCTTGAACGAATGGCTGGCATCAACCAGGTAGGACTTACAATCGCCCAGGCTATCAGCATCATGGTAAATACCAACCTGGGGCTCCTGAGCTATGAAATACGGAAAATAAAGCGGGATATGGATTGGGGGGCAAATTTTTCTGAAGCCCTGATGCGGTTTGAGGAACGGGTCAGCACTCCCTCAATTGCACGTACCGTGACCCTCATTACCAAAGCAAGCGAGATGAGCGGGCAGATCTCTGTCGTGCTATCGATTGCCGCAAGCGATGCAAAGATGAGTGAAGTGCTGAAAAAAGAGCGCCTTATCGAGATGTTTATCTACACCGCGATTGTGTACCTTTCGTTCTTTGTATTCCTCTTTGTCGTAGCAGTATTATGCACACAGTTCCTCCCGGTGCTTGCGAATATCACGACTACGGGCATTCCCTCATCCGGGGCATTATCGGGTATTGGATCGATTCCGACGCAGACTATCAACCGGATTCTGTATCATGCATGTCTAATTCAGGCACTCTTCTCAGGCATTATTGCCGGGCAGATGGGAGAGGTGTCGCTTGAATCAGGCATAAAACATTCCTGTGTCCTTGTCATAATCACCCTGGTGATCTTCAATGTTGTACTCGTTTTATGA
- a CDS encoding type II/IV secretion system ATPase subunit translates to MHISEFLKSFKKTNVGTAAQEPTVPEKKATGGYAEKILAPEPRKPDSGYLHYFHLLKGTKRSVIDEYDFERDGTLVEANVDDMYEQIDQYWIENGRSLIIIALNKKTNQREYLLFEPSLSDFEYELLERLYEDLRCVLILSSKDIRKNRQHLLLEKMNELIDDYGVKIERSSRHKIQYFLIRNFLGWSRIDPLMKDSQLEDISCDGNKIPLFLYHRHYRNIKTNIMFESDALNSLAITLAQRSGKHISTGSPIIDATLPDGSRLQLTFGSEVTTRGTSFTIRKFREEPFSPVELIEIGTFSAEALAYFWMAIENNKSLVFIGGTASGKTTSLNAVSLFIPPVAKVVSIEDTREITLYHDNWIASVTREALSEGSNAITMFDLLRAAMRQRPEYILVGEVRGAEAQTLFQAMNTGHTTFSTMHAGSIDAAIHRLESEPLNVPRNMVQALNIISVQGLIYHGTERVRRVQEVVEIAGMDPSTGNLRVNNVFVYDPIHDKINFTGRSQIYSEIAEKRGWTREQLEAEIAIRKNLLEEMRKQGIKDYISVASLFHAYHIDAKEVLAHVSDLRAVIQ, encoded by the coding sequence ATGCATATTTCTGAATTCTTAAAATCGTTTAAAAAAACTAATGTGGGAACGGCAGCACAAGAGCCCACGGTTCCAGAGAAAAAAGCGACTGGTGGGTATGCAGAGAAGATCCTTGCACCGGAACCCAGAAAACCTGATTCAGGCTACCTCCACTATTTTCACCTCCTGAAGGGTACTAAAAGATCAGTTATCGACGAATATGATTTTGAACGGGACGGTACGCTTGTAGAAGCGAATGTTGATGATATGTATGAGCAGATCGACCAGTATTGGATCGAAAACGGACGTTCGCTTATCATTATTGCCCTGAATAAAAAAACCAACCAGCGGGAGTACCTCCTGTTCGAACCCTCTCTGTCCGATTTTGAATATGAACTGCTTGAGCGACTGTATGAGGACCTGAGGTGTGTCCTGATCCTGTCGTCAAAGGATATCAGAAAAAATCGGCAGCACCTCTTATTAGAAAAGATGAATGAACTCATCGATGACTATGGCGTAAAAATTGAACGATCCTCCCGCCATAAGATCCAGTATTTTTTAATTCGGAATTTTTTAGGCTGGTCGCGCATCGATCCCCTGATGAAAGATTCCCAACTGGAGGATATTTCCTGTGATGGCAATAAAATTCCGCTCTTCCTCTATCACCGGCACTATAGGAATATCAAAACAAACATTATGTTTGAATCTGATGCTCTCAACTCGCTCGCGATCACCCTCGCCCAGCGATCGGGCAAACACATCTCAACCGGATCTCCTATTATTGATGCAACACTCCCCGATGGCTCGCGTCTCCAGTTGACGTTTGGCTCTGAAGTGACTACGCGGGGAACCTCCTTCACGATTCGTAAATTCAGGGAGGAGCCGTTCTCTCCTGTAGAACTCATTGAGATTGGTACATTCAGTGCAGAAGCACTTGCCTACTTCTGGATGGCGATTGAGAACAATAAAAGCCTCGTTTTTATCGGAGGAACTGCATCGGGAAAGACCACATCGTTAAATGCCGTCTCTCTTTTCATCCCTCCGGTTGCCAAAGTAGTCAGTATTGAAGACACACGTGAGATCACCCTTTATCATGATAACTGGATTGCCAGTGTCACCCGTGAAGCCCTTTCTGAAGGGAGCAATGCCATCACAATGTTTGATCTGTTAAGGGCTGCAATGCGACAACGCCCCGAGTACATCCTTGTTGGAGAAGTGCGGGGTGCTGAAGCCCAGACCCTTTTCCAGGCTATGAATACCGGGCATACCACCTTTTCCACCATGCATGCAGGCAGTATCGATGCAGCAATTCACCGTCTGGAAAGTGAACCGCTGAATGTCCCAAGGAACATGGTTCAGGCTCTCAATATCATCAGCGTGCAGGGATTAATCTACCATGGAACAGAGCGCGTCCGCCGCGTTCAGGAAGTTGTCGAGATTGCCGGCATGGACCCATCAACCGGCAATTTGCGTGTCAATAACGTCTTTGTGTATGATCCCATACATGACAAGATAAATTTCACCGGGCGCTCCCAGATCTATTCAGAAATCGCAGAAAAACGAGGGTGGACCCGTGAACAGCTTGAGGCTGAGATTGCAATCCGGAAAAATCTTCTCGAAGAGATGAGAAAACAGGGTATAAAGGATTACATCTCGGTTGCATCCCTTTTCCATGCATATCATATCGATGCGAAAGAAGTGCTGGCCCATGTCTCTGATCTTCGAGCGGTAATTCAATGA
- a CDS encoding KaiC domain-containing protein: MTAERVKVGILGLDDMLGGGLIQGSICAIIGTYGTGKTTFSLQFVWDGLTRGERVIYISLEEREERILTYMKQKGWDIAPFLNKALYVIKLDPTDFNVANNRIKNELPKLIEEVKASRVVIDPISLFEDLFDTDSERRQEMYRFIEGLRDRNCTIMMTSETHRDNVFSSRHGLIEYLSDTVILLRYVRPSDLTDVHLALEVVKMRMSAHSREIKPYEIEQDQVMVYSEANVF; the protein is encoded by the coding sequence ATGACTGCCGAACGGGTTAAGGTGGGAATCCTTGGTCTTGACGACATGCTGGGTGGGGGGTTGATCCAAGGCAGCATCTGTGCGATTATCGGCACGTACGGAACGGGAAAGACTACCTTTTCTCTTCAGTTCGTCTGGGACGGACTTACAAGGGGAGAGCGTGTCATCTACATCAGCCTTGAGGAACGCGAGGAGAGAATCCTCACCTACATGAAACAGAAAGGATGGGACATCGCACCATTTTTGAACAAAGCCCTGTATGTTATCAAGCTCGATCCTACGGATTTCAATGTTGCCAACAACCGGATCAAAAACGAACTGCCAAAACTGATCGAAGAAGTGAAGGCCAGCAGGGTGGTGATCGATCCGATCTCCCTGTTTGAAGATCTCTTCGATACAGACTCTGAACGAAGGCAGGAGATGTACAGGTTTATTGAGGGGCTCCGTGACCGGAACTGCACGATCATGATGACATCAGAAACACACCGGGATAACGTGTTTTCCAGCCGTCACGGGCTTATTGAGTACCTTTCTGATACCGTGATTCTGCTCCGGTATGTCCGCCCCTCTGATCTCACCGATGTTCACCTGGCACTCGAGGTGGTCAAGATGCGTATGTCTGCCCATTCCCGTGAGATTAAGCCATACGAGATCGAGCAGGATCAGGTCATGGTCTATTCAGAAGCAAATGTGTTCTAG
- a CDS encoding class I SAM-dependent DNA methyltransferase yields the protein MARQSTKKQKTSNGANLGFEATLWAAADKLRGHMDAAEYKHVVLGLIFLKYISDAFEERHVSLETELSDPKSEWYVAEPQARYHTLEDRDEYLSANVFWVPKEARWSTLQANAKQPTIGKLIDDAMVAVERDNPSLKGVLPKDYARPALDKTQLGELIDLIGTLGLGEKEHRSKDILGRVYEYFLSQFASAEGKKGGQFYTPRSVVKTLVEMIEPYKGRVYDPCCGSGGMFVQSEKFVEAHGGSVADIAVYGQESNPTTWKLAEMNLAIRGIEGNLGPEHADSFHRDLHPDLKADFILANPPFNMSDWGGERLRDDARWKYGLPPAGNANFAWVQHFIYHLAPTGIAGFVLANGSMSSNQSGEGEIRKNIIEADLVDCMIAMPGQLFYSTQIPVCLWFVTRDKKNHRFRNRRGQTLFIDARKMGTLIDRVHRDLTDEDVARIASTYHAWRGEKEAGTYADVPGFCKSASTDEIRKNGFVLTPGRYVGAEDVVDDGEPFEDKMGRLAAKLGEQFRKSERLEGEIAGNLKGLGYRL from the coding sequence ATGGCCCGGCAAAGCACGAAGAAACAGAAGACCAGCAACGGGGCAAACCTCGGGTTCGAGGCAACGCTCTGGGCTGCTGCCGACAAACTCCGTGGCCACATGGATGCAGCGGAATACAAGCACGTAGTCCTCGGACTCATTTTCCTGAAGTATATATCCGATGCCTTTGAGGAGCGACACGTATCCCTTGAGACCGAGCTGAGCGATCCCAAGAGCGAATGGTACGTTGCCGAACCGCAGGCCCGGTACCATACCCTGGAGGACCGGGACGAATACCTGTCGGCCAATGTCTTCTGGGTACCCAAGGAAGCCCGCTGGTCAACCCTCCAGGCAAACGCAAAGCAGCCCACGATCGGGAAACTGATCGATGACGCGATGGTGGCAGTCGAGCGTGACAACCCTTCCCTCAAGGGTGTGCTGCCAAAGGATTATGCCCGCCCGGCACTGGACAAGACCCAGCTGGGTGAGCTGATCGATCTTATCGGCACTCTCGGGCTCGGTGAGAAAGAGCACCGGTCGAAGGACATCCTCGGGCGTGTGTACGAGTACTTCCTCTCGCAGTTTGCAAGCGCTGAAGGAAAGAAGGGCGGGCAGTTCTATACCCCCCGGTCGGTAGTAAAGACCCTTGTCGAGATGATCGAGCCGTACAAGGGCCGGGTGTACGACCCGTGCTGCGGCTCGGGCGGGATGTTTGTCCAGAGCGAGAAATTTGTCGAGGCGCACGGGGGAAGTGTTGCGGATATCGCAGTCTACGGGCAGGAGTCTAACCCCACGACCTGGAAACTGGCCGAAATGAACTTGGCCATCCGGGGGATCGAGGGCAATCTCGGCCCCGAACACGCGGACAGCTTCCACCGCGACCTGCACCCGGACTTGAAAGCTGATTTCATTCTCGCCAACCCGCCGTTCAATATGAGTGACTGGGGCGGCGAGCGGCTCAGGGATGATGCCCGCTGGAAGTATGGCCTCCCCCCGGCCGGCAACGCGAACTTTGCCTGGGTGCAGCACTTCATCTACCATCTCGCCCCGACCGGCATTGCGGGTTTCGTGCTCGCGAACGGGTCCATGTCCTCCAACCAGTCCGGCGAGGGCGAAATACGGAAGAATATCATCGAGGCTGATCTCGTGGACTGCATGATCGCCATGCCGGGCCAGCTCTTCTACTCCACCCAGATCCCGGTCTGCCTCTGGTTCGTGACACGGGACAAGAAGAACCACAGGTTCCGCAACCGTCGCGGTCAGACGCTCTTCATCGATGCCCGGAAGATGGGGACACTGATCGACCGGGTGCACCGCGATCTCACCGATGAGGATGTTGCCCGGATTGCATCCACGTATCACGCATGGCGGGGCGAGAAGGAAGCCGGGACCTATGCGGATGTGCCGGGGTTCTGCAAGAGTGCATCAACCGATGAGATCCGGAAGAATGGGTTCGTGCTGACACCCGGGCGGTATGTGGGCGCCGAGGATGTCGTGGATGATGGCGAGCCGTTTGAGGATAAGATGGGGCGGCTGGCAGCGAAGCTGGGGGAGCAGTTCCGGAAGTCGGAGCGGTTGGAAGGGGAGATTGCCGGGAATCTGAAGGGATTGGGGTACCGGTTATGA
- a CDS encoding PDDEXK nuclease domain-containing protein translates to MSKNREQVPAKSKRTPVKIPEENDLPASFPVLLGDIQNLIETARTRVAIGVNVTLLLRNWSIGSRIRRDILGKERAPYGKKIVATLSQQLAREYGQGFERTELFRMIQFATVYPDEQIVQTLSQQLSWSHFVELIKVDDPLAREYYAALCRIERWNVRTLRDKINGMLFERTAISKKPEELIREELAKLTEADRITPDLVFRDPYFLNFLKLEDTFSERDLESAILRDLERFILELGTDFSFVARQKRITVDTVDYYIDLLFYHRRLHRLVAIDLKLERFQAAYKGQMELYLRWLDKYDRPSGEESPIGLILCAGKSTEHVELLELEQSGIRVAEYLTELPPRDLLERRLKAAVEAARERFAGKEERES, encoded by the coding sequence ATGAGTAAGAACAGAGAACAAGTCCCCGCGAAGAGTAAGCGTACCCCGGTAAAAATACCGGAGGAGAACGATCTTCCGGCATCGTTCCCCGTTCTTCTCGGAGACATCCAGAATCTGATTGAGACCGCCCGTACCCGTGTAGCAATTGGTGTCAATGTTACGCTCCTGCTGCGGAACTGGAGCATCGGATCACGAATCCGCAGAGATATCCTTGGGAAAGAGCGGGCTCCGTATGGGAAAAAAATAGTCGCGACATTGTCGCAACAATTGGCCCGGGAATATGGGCAGGGATTTGAACGGACGGAACTCTTCCGGATGATACAGTTCGCCACCGTATATCCCGATGAACAGATTGTCCAGACTTTGTCGCAACAATTGAGCTGGTCCCATTTTGTCGAATTGATCAAGGTCGATGATCCTCTTGCCCGTGAATATTATGCCGCCCTGTGCCGGATTGAGCGATGGAATGTCCGGACACTCCGGGACAAAATCAACGGGATGCTCTTTGAGCGGACGGCCATCTCAAAAAAGCCGGAAGAACTTATCCGGGAGGAGCTGGCGAAACTTACGGAAGCTGATCGTATAACTCCCGATCTGGTCTTCCGCGACCCGTATTTCCTTAACTTTCTCAAACTTGAGGACACATTCTCGGAGCGGGATCTTGAATCCGCGATCCTGCGTGATCTGGAGCGGTTCATTCTCGAACTTGGCACTGATTTTTCTTTCGTAGCCCGGCAGAAACGCATCACGGTCGATACGGTGGATTATTACATTGACCTGCTCTTCTATCACCGCAGGCTGCACCGCCTCGTTGCAATCGATCTGAAACTGGAACGATTCCAAGCTGCCTATAAGGGGCAGATGGAACTGTATCTCCGGTGGCTGGACAAGTACGACCGTCCTTCCGGAGAGGAGTCCCCTATCGGTCTGATTCTCTGTGCCGGGAAATCGACAGAGCACGTAGAACTCCTCGAACTGGAGCAGAGCGGTATCCGCGTTGCTGAGTACCTCACGGAACTTCCCCCCCGGGATCTTCTGGAACGGAGACTGAAGGCAGCAGTGGAGGCGGCGAGGGAGAGGTTTGCGGGGAAAGAGGAGAGGGAATCGTGA